The DNA segment GCGAGAACCTGAAGATGTACCTCAAGGGCGACCGTTGCTACACGGACAAGTGCGCCATCGAGCGCCGCCCCTATCCCCCCGGTCAGCACGGCCAGGGCCGCGTGAAGTTCTCCGGCTACGGCGTGCAGCTGCGCGAGAAGCAGAAGGTCAAGCGCATGTACGGCCTGCTCGAGAACCAGTTCCGCGGGTACTACCACCGCGCGTCCGCGGCCAAGGGCAAGACGGGTGAGAACCTGCTGCAGCAGCTGGAGCTCCGCCTGGACAACGTGGTGTTCCGCATGGGCTTCGCGGACACGCGCAACGAGGCGCGCCAGCTGGTGCGTCACGGTCACTTCCAGGTCAACGGCCGCCGGGTGAACATCCCGTCG comes from the Corallococcus macrosporus genome and includes:
- the rpsD gene encoding 30S ribosomal protein S4, producing the protein MARYTASACRICRRENLKMYLKGDRCYTDKCAIERRPYPPGQHGQGRVKFSGYGVQLREKQKVKRMYGLLENQFRGYYHRASAAKGKTGENLLQQLELRLDNVVFRMGFADTRNEARQLVRHGHFQVNGRRVNIPSFSVKPGSAVEVVEKSRKVLRISEALETVDRRGVPQWIDLDKKAFKGTVKTVPNREDLTMPIQEQLIVELYSK